Proteins co-encoded in one Deltaproteobacteria bacterium genomic window:
- a CDS encoding PBP1A family penicillin-binding protein — protein MGLKRYFRGGILLAAVAVFLLLRAGWLYYKVGIAMSGGAWEVPSILYGRPTRIHPGDSLANLRLSERLSRLSYRKVAGKPHDPGTWSEGEGRIRIHIRNFRYGEQEERKFPVEIEVKDGRIAAMATTAGAPLEEVVIDPEEVGRILGPGRESRRPVSLDAIPKRLQDAVLAAEDSRFHSHAGIDAIGVARAVFANLRHMRYAQGGSTITQQLAKNFFLTPKKSLWRKLREAELALLIELRYSKKEILAAYLNQIYLGQEGPQGVYGVEEAARHYFSKGVDRLSLEEAALLAGIIRSPNRYSPLRMPAAAKERRNWVLSRMSKLGMIREEEYRDAARSPVRTNVRRAPARGAEYFADYIQKFAEDSLGDGKVYRAGFRIYTTLDPFHQAAAEAAVSRGLADIDQRKGKAGEPLQAALVAIDPATGELTAMVGGRGYGDTQFNRAADAIRQPGSAFKPFVLLAAMDQAAREKGKITLATSVSGEPVSIPTPEGAWTPANFEGKRYGTITVRRMIENSVNTATVRLATQIGLKEIVSTARDAGIESPLSPVPSLALGSFEVTPVELAYAYATIASGGMRYNPFPLDSIIGAKEETVYLGKSGVKQAVDQRAAYLVSYALEGVIDRGTGKPARSAGIGFPASGKTGTTDKNRDSWFVGYTPEVVCAVWVGRDSGGDTGVTGAEGALRIWSRFMKSIYSSAGPRALQPPQGIVTAEIDPASGFLATSACPERFTEAFIEGTVPKETCPLHQVHPLVESVRKGLRGIGDFFRNLFK, from the coding sequence ATGGGATTGAAGCGTTATTTTCGCGGAGGCATCCTTCTCGCGGCTGTCGCCGTCTTCCTTCTCCTTCGGGCGGGATGGCTGTACTACAAGGTCGGGATCGCCATGTCCGGCGGCGCATGGGAAGTGCCTTCCATCCTGTACGGCCGTCCCACGCGTATCCATCCCGGCGATTCCCTCGCCAACTTGAGGCTTTCGGAGCGGCTTTCCCGTCTTTCATACAGGAAAGTCGCGGGCAAACCGCACGATCCCGGCACATGGTCGGAAGGAGAGGGCCGTATCCGTATCCACATCCGTAATTTCCGCTACGGCGAGCAGGAAGAGCGGAAGTTCCCCGTGGAAATCGAGGTCAAGGACGGCCGGATCGCCGCGATGGCCACTACCGCCGGCGCTCCGCTCGAAGAGGTCGTGATCGATCCGGAGGAGGTCGGAAGGATCCTCGGGCCCGGCAGGGAGTCCCGCAGGCCGGTTTCTCTGGATGCCATCCCGAAGAGGCTGCAGGACGCGGTCCTCGCGGCGGAGGACTCCCGCTTCCATTCCCATGCCGGCATCGACGCGATCGGCGTCGCACGCGCGGTCTTCGCCAACCTGCGCCATATGAGGTACGCGCAGGGGGGCTCGACGATCACGCAGCAGCTCGCGAAGAACTTTTTCCTGACCCCGAAGAAAAGCCTGTGGCGGAAGCTGCGCGAAGCGGAGCTGGCGCTACTGATCGAGCTCCGTTATTCGAAAAAGGAAATACTGGCGGCGTACCTCAACCAGATCTATCTCGGGCAGGAGGGGCCTCAAGGCGTTTACGGCGTCGAAGAGGCGGCGCGGCACTACTTTTCCAAGGGGGTCGACAGGCTCTCCCTCGAAGAAGCGGCGTTGCTGGCGGGGATCATCCGTTCACCCAACCGGTATTCGCCGTTGCGTATGCCGGCCGCGGCGAAGGAGAGGAGGAACTGGGTCCTTTCCCGGATGTCGAAACTGGGGATGATCCGCGAGGAGGAATATCGGGATGCGGCCCGCTCTCCCGTCCGGACGAACGTCAGGCGCGCCCCTGCGCGAGGGGCGGAATACTTCGCCGATTACATCCAGAAATTCGCGGAAGACAGCCTTGGCGACGGAAAGGTTTATCGTGCGGGCTTTCGGATCTATACGACGCTCGACCCGTTCCACCAGGCGGCTGCGGAAGCGGCCGTTTCCCGGGGTCTCGCCGACATAGATCAGCGCAAGGGGAAAGCCGGCGAACCGCTCCAGGCGGCGCTGGTCGCCATAGATCCCGCCACGGGCGAGCTCACGGCGATGGTGGGAGGCCGAGGGTACGGCGATACTCAATTCAATCGGGCAGCCGACGCAATCCGCCAGCCCGGCAGCGCGTTCAAGCCGTTCGTGCTTCTTGCCGCGATGGACCAGGCCGCCAGGGAAAAGGGGAAGATCACCCTCGCCACCTCCGTGTCGGGGGAACCCGTTTCGATTCCCACGCCCGAGGGGGCGTGGACGCCCGCCAATTTCGAGGGGAAACGGTACGGAACGATCACCGTACGCCGGATGATAGAGAATTCCGTGAACACCGCCACCGTCCGGCTGGCGACGCAGATCGGGCTCAAGGAGATCGTCTCCACCGCGCGGGATGCGGGAATCGAAAGCCCGCTATCCCCCGTTCCGTCGCTTGCGCTCGGCAGCTTCGAGGTGACTCCCGTCGAACTGGCGTACGCCTATGCGACCATCGCCTCGGGGGGGATGCGCTACAACCCGTTCCCGCTCGATTCCATCATCGGGGCGAAGGAAGAAACGGTCTACCTGGGAAAATCCGGCGTGAAGCAGGCCGTCGATCAGAGGGCGGCGTATCTTGTCTCGTATGCGCTCGAAGGGGTGATAGACCGGGGGACCGGCAAGCCTGCCCGCTCCGCCGGGATCGGTTTCCCCGCCTCGGGCAAGACCGGGACGACCGACAAGAACCGCGATTCCTGGTTCGTGGGATATACGCCCGAGGTCGTGTGCGCCGTGTGGGTGGGAAGGGACTCAGGCGGGGACACGGGGGTAACCGGGGCGGAGGGTGCGCTCCGCATCTGGAGCCGGTTCATGAAGTCAATATACTCCTCGGCGGGACCGCGGGCGCTTCAACCGCCGCAGGGGATCGTTACCGCCGAAATCGATCCCGCCTCGGGCTTCCTCGCCACTTCCGCATGCCCGGAGCGTTTCACAGAGGCTTTCATCGAGGGGACCGTCCCGAAGGAAACGTGCCCGCTCCACCAGGTGCATCCGCTGGTGGAGTCCGTCAGGAAAGGGCTTCGCGGCATCGGCGACTTCTTCCGCAATCTCTTCAAATAG
- the ileS gene encoding isoleucine--tRNA ligase, whose translation MDYKDTLNLPQTGFPMRANLAQREPETLARWEKDGLYRAMAERRKGSAKFVLHDGPPYANGHIHIGHALNKILKDIIVKFRCMSGCWAEYVPGWDCHGLPIEHQVDKNLGGRKEAIPTGEKRKLCREYAAKFIDIQRKEFRRLGVLGDWENPYRTMTFDYEAGILREFGRFVESGAVYKGTKPVYWCATCRTALAEAEVEYADHTSPSIYVKFLFIDPPEKIHPALAGKKVYFVIWTTTPWTIPSNLGIALHPEYTYVALDAGGEVYVVAEGLAERFAAEVGLGDPARLASFHATGLERLRCRHPFAGRDSVIVLADYVTLDAGTGCVHTAPGHGREDYETGLKYGLDIYAPLDDAGRFTKDVPFFAGLQVFEANPRVNAKLAEVGGLLKEDKVSHSYPHCWRCKHPVIFRATKQWFISMDNTGLRVRALSEIRKVRWIPSWGQERIEGMIANRPDWCISRQRAWGVPIAIFQCAACGHYLLDRNLIDHVAGLFDSEGADAWFNREVKDLLPPGVSCPECKGTEFLKETDILDVWFDSGVSYACVCEGKENLGIPVDLYLEGSDQHRGWFHSTLLAAVGTRQAAPYRAVLTHGFVVDGKGEAMHKSKGNVIAPEEIIKKNGAEILRLWVAAEDYRDDIRISKDILDRLTEAYRKIRNTIRFLLGNIDGFDPARDTVPYELMQEMDRYALVLFNRLAEKVLRAYRNYEFHLIFHAVNNFCSVDMSSFYLNVLKDRLYCSKADDPGRRSAQTALFEIARGLLSLLAPVLSFTAEEAWGYLPAYPGKPESVFLTDLPEPVELLEAEEIATRWDRILVLRAEIAQPLEAARKAKLIGSDQDALVRVSPGPFAGIFSTRLQAIKEVLIVSGISVEDVSGPGTYESAAFPGLKATVEKAPWPKCERCWNHTPAVGTIASAPELCERCADAAGSR comes from the coding sequence ATGGATTACAAGGACACGCTGAACCTGCCGCAGACCGGATTCCCCATGCGGGCGAATCTCGCGCAACGGGAGCCCGAAACCCTTGCCCGGTGGGAAAAGGACGGCCTTTACCGGGCGATGGCCGAACGCCGCAAGGGAAGCGCGAAATTCGTGCTCCACGACGGCCCGCCTTACGCCAACGGCCATATACACATCGGCCACGCGCTCAACAAGATCCTGAAAGACATAATCGTGAAATTCCGGTGCATGTCCGGCTGCTGGGCCGAATACGTCCCCGGTTGGGACTGCCACGGGCTGCCGATCGAGCACCAGGTGGACAAGAACCTGGGAGGCAGGAAGGAAGCGATCCCCACAGGGGAGAAACGGAAGCTCTGCCGGGAGTACGCCGCGAAATTCATCGACATCCAGCGGAAGGAATTCAGGCGGCTGGGGGTCCTGGGCGACTGGGAGAATCCGTACCGGACGATGACGTTCGACTACGAGGCCGGTATCCTGCGTGAATTCGGCCGCTTCGTCGAATCGGGAGCCGTCTATAAGGGGACCAAGCCCGTCTACTGGTGCGCCACCTGCCGGACCGCGCTTGCCGAGGCCGAGGTCGAATACGCGGACCACACCTCGCCTTCCATATACGTTAAATTCCTTTTCATCGATCCGCCGGAAAAGATCCACCCCGCTCTTGCCGGGAAGAAGGTGTATTTTGTCATCTGGACGACGACACCATGGACGATCCCTTCGAACCTGGGAATCGCGCTCCACCCCGAATACACCTACGTCGCGCTCGACGCCGGCGGCGAGGTTTACGTGGTTGCGGAAGGTCTCGCGGAGCGGTTCGCGGCCGAGGTCGGACTGGGCGATCCCGCGCGCCTTGCATCGTTTCATGCGACGGGCCTCGAACGGCTGCGGTGCCGGCATCCCTTCGCCGGGCGGGATTCCGTCATCGTCCTTGCCGACTACGTCACGCTCGATGCGGGCACCGGGTGCGTCCACACCGCGCCGGGCCACGGGCGCGAGGACTACGAAACGGGGCTCAAATACGGCCTGGACATATACGCCCCGCTGGACGACGCGGGCCGCTTCACGAAGGACGTACCATTCTTCGCGGGGTTGCAGGTATTCGAGGCGAACCCGCGTGTCAACGCGAAGCTGGCAGAGGTCGGCGGGCTGCTGAAAGAAGACAAGGTTTCCCACTCCTACCCGCATTGCTGGCGTTGCAAGCATCCGGTCATCTTCCGCGCGACGAAGCAGTGGTTCATCTCGATGGACAACACGGGCCTTCGGGTGAGAGCGCTGTCGGAGATCCGAAAGGTCAGGTGGATTCCCTCGTGGGGGCAGGAACGGATCGAGGGGATGATCGCGAACCGGCCCGACTGGTGCATCTCGCGGCAGCGGGCGTGGGGCGTCCCGATCGCGATCTTCCAATGCGCCGCCTGCGGGCATTACCTGCTCGACCGCAATCTGATCGACCACGTCGCGGGCCTGTTCGACAGTGAAGGCGCCGACGCCTGGTTCAACCGGGAAGTGAAGGACCTGTTGCCGCCGGGAGTCTCCTGCCCGGAATGCAAGGGGACGGAGTTCCTGAAGGAGACCGATATCCTGGACGTCTGGTTCGATTCGGGCGTCTCGTACGCGTGCGTATGCGAAGGGAAGGAAAACCTGGGCATCCCGGTGGACCTGTACCTGGAAGGGTCCGATCAGCACCGCGGATGGTTCCACTCCACGCTGCTGGCAGCGGTGGGGACGAGGCAGGCGGCGCCATACAGGGCGGTGCTGACCCACGGTTTCGTCGTCGACGGAAAAGGCGAGGCGATGCACAAGTCGAAGGGGAACGTCATCGCCCCCGAAGAAATCATCAAGAAGAACGGGGCGGAGATCCTGCGCCTGTGGGTAGCCGCGGAAGATTACCGGGACGATATCCGCATTTCGAAAGATATTCTCGACCGCCTGACGGAAGCATACCGGAAGATCCGGAACACCATCCGGTTCCTGCTCGGCAACATCGACGGATTCGATCCCGCGCGGGACACCGTGCCGTATGAGCTGATGCAGGAGATGGACAGGTACGCGCTCGTTCTGTTCAACCGCCTTGCGGAGAAGGTCCTGCGCGCGTACAGGAACTACGAGTTCCACCTGATTTTCCACGCGGTGAACAACTTCTGCTCGGTAGACATGTCGAGTTTCTACCTGAACGTGCTGAAGGACCGTCTTTACTGCTCGAAAGCGGACGATCCGGGAAGGCGCTCCGCCCAGACCGCGCTGTTCGAAATCGCGCGAGGCCTGCTTTCATTGCTCGCCCCGGTCCTTTCGTTCACCGCCGAGGAGGCGTGGGGATATCTCCCCGCTTACCCGGGAAAACCGGAGAGCGTATTCCTGACCGACCTGCCGGAACCCGTGGAGCTCCTGGAGGCCGAGGAGATCGCGACGCGTTGGGACAGAATTCTCGTGCTGCGCGCGGAGATCGCCCAACCGCTGGAAGCGGCGCGCAAGGCCAAGCTGATCGGGAGCGACCAGGATGCGCTTGTGCGCGTTTCGCCGGGGCCGTTCGCCGGCATTTTCTCGACCCGCCTACAGGCCATCAAGGAGGTCCTGATCGTCTCCGGGATTTCCGTCGAAGACGTCTCGGGCCCCGGGACATACGAGAGCGCGGCGTTCCCCGGCCTGAAAGCGACGGTGGAAAAAGCTCCGTGGCCCAAGTGCGAACGCTGCTGGAACCATACTCCCGCAGTCGGCACGATCGCTTCCGCGCCCGAGCTGTGCGAGCGGTGCGCCGATGCGGCGGGAAGCAGGTAG
- the lspA gene encoding signal peptidase II has translation MIAAAVLTVADQYSKVWIVRNFPLFESRTVYESFFNIVHVRNTGVAFGMLSNLNPHWVNPLLIVTTVLAVVAVLAYIHILPGHGPAPCGLGLVLGGAIGNLIDRARLGYVVDFLDLHWRHHHWPAFNIADIGITAGIILLIIDMLFWSKEVEGAPRTH, from the coding sequence GTGATTGCCGCGGCCGTCCTTACAGTCGCCGACCAGTACAGCAAGGTGTGGATCGTCCGCAATTTCCCGCTCTTCGAGTCACGGACCGTTTACGAAAGCTTCTTCAACATCGTCCACGTGCGGAACACGGGAGTCGCCTTCGGGATGCTGTCCAATCTGAATCCCCACTGGGTCAATCCCCTGCTGATCGTGACAACTGTGCTGGCGGTCGTCGCGGTCCTGGCGTATATCCACATCCTTCCGGGGCACGGACCTGCGCCGTGCGGACTGGGGCTGGTTCTCGGAGGGGCGATCGGGAACCTGATAGACAGGGCGCGGCTCGGCTACGTGGTGGATTTCCTCGACCTGCACTGGCGGCACCATCATTGGCCCGCCTTCAACATCGCCGACATCGGGATCACCGCAGGAATCATCCTCCTCATAATCGACATGCTATTCTGGTCGAAGGAGGTCGAGGGTGCACCCCGTACTCATTAA
- the lgt gene encoding prolipoprotein diacylglyceryl transferase, with the protein MHPVLIKIGSLKIYSYGVFVAIGFLAALWVAGKEIDRKGLDREKFYDLGFWVVLAAIAGARVFHVLVYWEHYRFDPVEILRLWNGGLVFYGGFIAALAASFWFLRKNSMPFLQVADASSLGIPLGLAFGRIGCTAAGCCYGKLTTVPWAIVFTDPASLAPLHVHLHPTQIYESLAAFAIAGGLYVTRDRFETPGMRFWALLIVYGIVRSFLEIFRDDPRGFLGPFSESQIVSAVLISYAVVSIVLARTRSANALK; encoded by the coding sequence GTGCACCCCGTACTCATTAAGATCGGAAGCCTCAAGATCTACTCCTACGGGGTGTTCGTGGCGATCGGATTTCTCGCGGCGCTCTGGGTCGCCGGGAAGGAGATCGACCGGAAAGGGCTCGACCGGGAGAAATTCTACGACCTCGGCTTCTGGGTCGTGCTTGCGGCCATCGCCGGCGCGCGCGTCTTCCACGTACTGGTCTACTGGGAGCATTACCGGTTCGATCCGGTGGAGATCCTCCGGCTGTGGAACGGCGGGCTGGTCTTCTACGGCGGCTTCATCGCGGCGCTTGCGGCGTCCTTCTGGTTCCTGCGCAAGAACAGCATGCCGTTCCTGCAGGTTGCCGACGCATCTTCCCTGGGCATCCCTTTAGGTTTGGCGTTCGGGCGCATCGGATGCACGGCCGCAGGCTGCTGCTACGGAAAATTGACCACCGTTCCCTGGGCCATCGTTTTCACCGACCCGGCATCGCTCGCCCCGCTGCATGTGCATCTCCATCCGACCCAGATCTACGAATCGCTCGCCGCCTTCGCCATAGCCGGCGGGCTGTATGTCACCCGCGACCGGTTCGAAACTCCCGGCATGAGGTTCTGGGCGTTGCTGATCGTCTACGGAATCGTCCGGTCCTTCCTTGAAATTTTCCGCGACGACCCGAGGGGCTTCCTGGGCCCCTTCTCGGAATCGCAGATCGTCTCCGCCGTGTTGATCTCTTACGCGGTCGTCTCGATCGTCCTCGCGCGCACCCGTTCGGCGAACGCACTGAAATAA
- a CDS encoding aldo/keto reductase: MRYKLFGNTGLRVSELCLGAMTFGEEWGWGSSKEDSRKVYDRFVEAGGNFIDTANLYTNGTSERYVGEFIASDRGHIVLATKYTLTLRPEDPNAGGNHRKNLVQSLDASLNRLNTDYIDLLWVHAWDFMTPSDEVMRALDDAVRAGKVIYIGVSDAPAWIVSRANTLAELKGWTSFAGLQIQYSLIERTPERDLLPMAKAMDIAITPWGALGGGMLSGKYKSGKGKPHGARYDVAAEWGSVFLTERNFRIADVVSEVAAETGRSASQVSLAWLRQQSWGVIVPIIGARTVAQVYDNMGCLDLVLTDAQLSRLDEASRIELGFPHDFLVGARKYVFGDTYPLIDAHRTRS; the protein is encoded by the coding sequence ATGAGATACAAGCTATTCGGTAACACCGGCTTGAGGGTATCGGAGCTGTGCCTCGGCGCGATGACGTTCGGCGAGGAATGGGGGTGGGGGTCGTCGAAGGAGGATAGCCGAAAAGTCTACGATCGCTTCGTGGAGGCGGGGGGGAACTTCATCGACACCGCGAACCTTTATACAAACGGAACGAGCGAGCGGTACGTGGGGGAGTTCATAGCTTCCGATAGAGGGCATATCGTCCTTGCAACGAAGTACACCCTGACGCTTCGCCCTGAAGACCCGAATGCGGGCGGGAACCACAGGAAGAACCTGGTCCAGTCGCTCGACGCGAGCCTGAATCGCCTCAACACGGATTACATCGACCTGCTTTGGGTGCATGCGTGGGATTTCATGACGCCTTCCGACGAGGTCATGCGTGCGCTGGATGACGCCGTGCGGGCGGGGAAGGTGATCTACATCGGCGTATCGGATGCTCCGGCGTGGATCGTCTCCCGTGCGAACACGCTGGCGGAACTGAAGGGATGGACATCCTTCGCGGGCCTCCAGATACAGTACAGCCTGATAGAAAGGACTCCCGAACGTGACCTCCTGCCGATGGCGAAGGCGATGGACATCGCGATAACGCCGTGGGGCGCGCTGGGAGGAGGCATGCTGTCCGGGAAATACAAATCAGGGAAAGGGAAGCCTCACGGAGCGAGGTACGATGTCGCCGCCGAATGGGGCAGCGTCTTCCTGACGGAACGCAACTTCCGGATAGCGGACGTCGTCTCGGAGGTCGCGGCGGAAACGGGCCGTTCCGCCTCCCAGGTTTCACTGGCGTGGCTGCGGCAGCAATCGTGGGGAGTGATCGTGCCGATAATCGGGGCCAGGACGGTGGCGCAGGTCTACGACAACATGGGGTGCCTTGACCTGGTGCTGACGGACGCCCAGTTGTCCCGCCTGGACGAAGCGAGCAGGATCGAGCTCGGGTTCCCGCACGATTTTCTCGTGGGAGCGAGGAAATACGTTTTCGGCGACACGTACCCGCTGATCGATGCTCACCGCACGCGGAGCTGA
- a CDS encoding DUF4382 domain-containing protein: MRCNPFLLIPAALLMFVLATCGGGGDGGPTGTGQISLTDAPGNEIEFDNVLVTVKSVWFHTSDAAGAGDDGWLKYPLPSPKTVDLARLTDGAVSQILDRKLPVGHYRQIRIVLAPTEDSSYLSPYNNEVIVGGAVAPLRVPAADHGIKLDGSFQVTEGGTLNLAIDIDIGHDVVPFGNAGNGNREYILKPRLRYFDCDNVGSITGRIDAATRAAGYYFVFKAEQLEAGPGTDNLYHVRRFTAVGFQGDNTAFRLSFLRPGTYDVVMRGRNVDTVIVRGVTVNAGANTDLGPAIDMPSGSGEFPANTSVSPTGSWVNFYQTLDNTAAGTPVEYPYEIRFRHISPFTGIFFDNIALSNGKLHLRAYANGTTTLVAGYVTPQEWNGGGGIARFGAVADAHLFAPSAYVVFDNTAPGPVSGVPGPTFGSRLPVSAPASPAVASGAIFSLLNKPMTLDKVYLLAVHGGRVVDSFLPTQASGPMTWTMVSGRMQAPYEFPYLPGNIPGAFYGIDGFGWSPPGSPNGPAFAVGMAPAIADLRAGDDTAANFTMARIIP; encoded by the coding sequence ATGAGATGCAATCCATTCCTCTTGATTCCGGCAGCGCTGCTGATGTTCGTTCTCGCGACCTGCGGAGGAGGCGGGGACGGCGGCCCGACAGGCACCGGGCAGATCAGCTTGACCGATGCCCCGGGCAATGAAATCGAATTCGATAACGTTCTCGTCACGGTCAAGTCGGTCTGGTTCCATACGAGCGACGCGGCAGGAGCCGGAGACGACGGGTGGCTCAAGTACCCGCTTCCTTCGCCCAAAACGGTCGACCTCGCCCGCCTGACCGACGGCGCGGTTTCGCAAATCCTCGACAGGAAACTTCCGGTGGGGCACTACCGGCAGATACGTATCGTCCTCGCGCCGACCGAGGACTCGAGCTACCTTTCTCCGTACAACAACGAGGTAATCGTGGGCGGCGCCGTTGCTCCGCTTCGCGTCCCCGCCGCAGACCATGGCATCAAGCTCGACGGATCGTTCCAGGTGACTGAGGGCGGGACGCTCAATCTCGCCATCGACATCGATATCGGCCACGATGTCGTTCCGTTCGGGAACGCCGGAAACGGAAACCGTGAGTACATTCTCAAGCCGAGGCTGCGGTATTTCGACTGCGACAACGTAGGGTCGATTACCGGCAGGATCGATGCCGCGACACGCGCCGCCGGGTATTACTTCGTGTTCAAGGCCGAGCAACTGGAGGCCGGTCCGGGCACCGACAATCTTTACCATGTGAGGCGGTTTACGGCCGTCGGCTTCCAGGGCGACAACACCGCGTTCCGCCTGTCGTTCCTGAGGCCCGGGACCTATGACGTCGTCATGCGGGGGAGGAACGTGGACACTGTGATAGTGCGGGGGGTGACCGTCAACGCGGGAGCGAACACCGATCTGGGACCCGCGATCGACATGCCCTCGGGAAGCGGCGAGTTCCCGGCGAACACGAGCGTGAGCCCGACCGGCTCGTGGGTCAACTTCTACCAGACGCTCGACAACACCGCCGCCGGCACACCCGTCGAGTATCCGTACGAGATTCGTTTCCGTCATATCTCGCCGTTCACAGGCATATTCTTCGACAACATCGCGCTGTCCAACGGGAAGCTTCACCTTCGCGCCTACGCAAACGGGACAACCACGCTCGTCGCCGGTTACGTGACGCCGCAAGAGTGGAACGGCGGAGGCGGCATCGCACGGTTCGGGGCGGTGGCGGATGCGCACCTGTTCGCCCCCAGCGCCTACGTCGTATTCGACAACACGGCTCCCGGCCCTGTATCGGGAGTCCCCGGCCCGACGTTCGGCTCGAGATTGCCGGTATCGGCTCCGGCTTCGCCTGCGGTCGCATCCGGCGCGATCTTCTCGTTACTGAACAAGCCCATGACCCTGGACAAGGTCTACCTGCTGGCGGTTCACGGCGGCAGGGTCGTCGACTCCTTCCTGCCGACGCAGGCGTCAGGCCCGATGACATGGACGATGGTGAGTGGACGGATGCAGGCCCCTTACGAGTTTCCGTATCTGCCGGGGAACATTCCCGGAGCCTTCTACGGTATCGACGGGTTCGGATGGTCGCCGCCGGGATCTCCAAACGGCCCGGCGTTCGCGGTGGGGATGGCCCCGGCGATCGCCGACCTTAGGGCGGGCGACGACACGGCCGCGAACTTCACCATGGCAAGGATAATTCCTTGA
- a CDS encoding PIN domain-containing protein, translating to MTTAGGKHGSWILPGDNIFVDTSAWVEYFRGPAHELGRQLDTALDEGRATGAGVVLMELLQGARDERSMRKIEDMFDALPLLDIGLDTWNAAGKLSNRYKKKGLILPLPDVLVAQLCIENNAFLLTTDRHFEKIREVHLLNGVIFPTSRKD from the coding sequence TTGACGACAGCTGGCGGAAAGCACGGGAGCTGGATATTACCCGGCGATAATATCTTTGTCGACACATCCGCTTGGGTGGAGTATTTCCGCGGTCCGGCGCATGAGCTTGGCAGGCAGCTCGATACGGCGCTTGACGAAGGGCGCGCCACAGGCGCGGGTGTCGTCCTTATGGAATTGCTTCAGGGGGCAAGGGATGAACGGTCGATGAGGAAAATCGAGGATATGTTCGATGCGCTTCCTCTCCTCGATATCGGTCTCGATACCTGGAACGCCGCGGGAAAGCTGTCCAATCGTTACAAAAAGAAGGGACTGATCCTTCCGCTTCCGGATGTGCTGGTCGCACAATTATGCATCGAGAATAATGCGTTTCTTTTGACTACGGACCGGCATTTCGAGAAAATACGTGAAGTTCATCTTTTAAACGGAGTCATTTTTCCGACGTCGCGGAAGGATTGA